Proteins encoded in a region of the Paenibacillus pedocola genome:
- a CDS encoding nucleotidyltransferase family protein: MGEAGRISLVLYEENFKEQLMAFQLPPEQAEFTALPSETLDAALSDPDKLAVVIAEDGQAAGFFILHTGKRIAEFYKDYQWAVLVRAFLVDYASQGRGIAKAAMTLLPAFVRTHLPAVHEIVLTVNERNLPAGHLYLGAGFRDHGLRRTGSKGPQKILQYELGLPQDNPDEELLLRGRLTGIFSRSRLLMDVFRKAQFMEPYPYYIGAGCLVQTVWNELTGRAPDYGIGDIDLIYFDPDDLSFAAEDHLITKGREYFSGIAIPVDIKNQARVHLWYEDRFGVRLQPYPSLEAAIDSWPTTVTALGARLDGNGEWHIYAPFGLKDLFSLTLRPNKVLISEEIYRSKTIKWQKKWPELQVMPWED; this comes from the coding sequence GTGGGAGAGGCCGGGCGGATTTCACTGGTTTTGTATGAAGAGAACTTCAAGGAGCAGCTTATGGCGTTTCAGCTTCCCCCGGAGCAGGCGGAATTTACCGCATTGCCGTCAGAGACATTGGACGCTGCGTTAAGTGATCCGGACAAACTTGCAGTAGTCATTGCGGAGGACGGTCAAGCCGCGGGATTTTTTATCCTGCATACCGGTAAGCGTATCGCTGAGTTCTACAAGGATTACCAGTGGGCGGTGCTGGTACGGGCATTCCTGGTGGATTATGCCAGCCAGGGGCGGGGGATCGCCAAGGCTGCCATGACGTTGCTGCCAGCCTTTGTCCGCACCCATCTTCCGGCAGTTCATGAAATCGTGCTGACCGTCAACGAGCGGAATCTTCCCGCGGGTCATCTCTACCTCGGCGCCGGATTTCGTGATCACGGGCTGCGCCGGACCGGGAGCAAAGGGCCGCAGAAGATTCTGCAGTATGAGCTTGGCCTGCCGCAAGATAACCCGGATGAAGAGCTCCTGCTCCGGGGGCGCCTGACCGGTATTTTCTCCCGGAGCCGGCTGCTGATGGACGTCTTTCGCAAGGCTCAGTTCATGGAGCCGTACCCGTATTACATCGGAGCGGGCTGTCTGGTGCAGACCGTATGGAATGAGCTAACCGGCCGGGCTCCGGATTACGGCATCGGGGATATCGATCTCATCTATTTTGATCCGGATGATCTGAGCTTTGCAGCAGAGGATCATCTCATTACTAAGGGGCGGGAGTACTTTTCCGGGATTGCTATCCCGGTGGATATTAAGAATCAGGCCCGCGTCCATCTCTGGTATGAGGATAGGTTCGGAGTCAGGCTTCAGCCTTATCCCAGTCTGGAGGCTGCCATCGACAGCTGGCCGACAACGGTGACTGCGCTCGGGGCCAGGCTGGACGGGAACGGAGAGTGGCACATCTACGCCCCGTTTGGCCTGAAGGATTTGTTCAGTCTGACCTTAAGACCGAATAAGGTGCTGATTAGTGAAGAGATTTACCGAAGCAAGACAATCAAATGGCAAAAGAAATGGCCGGAGCTGCAGGTCATGCCCTGGGAAGACTAG
- a CDS encoding VOC family protein, with protein MAVSKIEHIGIKVAQLEQSLTFYQEVIGLTLQDIIGEPGSGLRLAFLSFPGQTSVEIELIERVWTGLPDEGKVSHVAFTVTGIEAEHSRIAALKLPGLTEVSTLANGSRYFFFDGPDGEKLEFFESTRSN; from the coding sequence ATGGCAGTAAGCAAGATCGAGCATATCGGCATCAAGGTTGCACAGCTTGAGCAATCCCTTACGTTCTACCAGGAAGTCATCGGACTTACGCTGCAGGATATTATCGGCGAGCCGGGCAGCGGGCTGAGGCTGGCCTTCCTGAGCTTCCCCGGACAGACCAGCGTAGAGATAGAGCTGATCGAACGGGTGTGGACCGGCCTGCCGGATGAAGGCAAGGTCAGCCACGTCGCCTTTACCGTTACCGGAATTGAGGCCGAGCATAGCCGGATTGCCGCGCTGAAGCTTCCTGGCCTGACAGAAGTCAGCACGCTGGCGAACGGCAGCCGTTATTTCTTTTTTGACGGGCCGGACGGTGAAAAGCTGGAGTTCTTCGAGTCTACCCGCAGCAATTAG
- the recQ gene encoding DNA helicase RecQ: MKMQAPTMEQAQAELQKYYGYPDFRDGQKKIVQHLLEGGDTLGIMPTGGGKSICYQVPALLMPGLTLVISPLISLMKDQVDALTTAGIPAAYINSTLSGKEVNERIRAARRGELKLLYVAPERLELDWFRLEMAGLSISCVAVDEAHCVSQWGHDFRTSYLAVSPFVEELPQRPILAAFTATATPEVMEDMVRLLRLRQPGVFMTGLGRDNLAMSVLRGENKREFVLDYTASHSHQPGIVYAATRKEVDDLYQRLQASGISAGRYHAGMSDQERADSQEKFLYDDIRVMVATNAFGMGIDKSNVRYVIHYNMPKNMEAYVQEAGRAGRDGEPSECILLFSAQDIMTQKFLIEQNPQDPERKANEYRKLQQMIDYCYTTRCLRSAQLEYFGEDHGDKPCGICSSCTDERELVDMTVDAQKIFSCIHRMRERYGVALVASVLKGSRNQKVLQYGFEKLPTHGAMSSRTEKEITESINVLISEGYLALSEGQYPVVRLQPLAAEVLRGQREVQQRVARPLLTGGAGSGRSRSRSYDLSPSAVNETVFEQLRLIRRELAGREHVPSYIIFNDATLREMSVVCPQTEAEMLRVKGVGEVKYRKYGKPFLEFFQNEM, from the coding sequence ATGAAGATGCAAGCACCTACTATGGAACAGGCGCAGGCTGAACTGCAAAAATATTACGGTTATCCCGATTTCCGGGATGGCCAGAAAAAAATCGTGCAGCATTTGCTGGAAGGCGGCGATACGCTGGGCATCATGCCGACCGGCGGAGGCAAGTCGATCTGCTACCAGGTTCCGGCACTGCTGATGCCTGGGCTGACGCTGGTCATTTCACCGCTGATTTCACTGATGAAGGATCAGGTGGACGCCCTTACAACAGCCGGGATCCCGGCTGCCTATATTAACAGCACCCTGAGCGGCAAAGAAGTGAATGAACGGATCCGCGCCGCTCGGCGGGGCGAGCTGAAGCTGCTGTATGTTGCACCGGAGCGGCTGGAGCTGGACTGGTTCCGCCTGGAGATGGCAGGCTTGTCCATTTCCTGCGTCGCTGTGGATGAAGCGCACTGTGTCTCGCAGTGGGGGCATGATTTCCGTACCAGCTATCTTGCGGTATCGCCGTTTGTAGAGGAGCTGCCGCAGCGGCCGATTCTCGCAGCCTTTACGGCAACGGCAACGCCTGAGGTCATGGAGGATATGGTCCGGCTTCTGCGTCTCCGCCAGCCCGGCGTGTTCATGACCGGCCTTGGCCGGGACAATCTGGCGATGTCGGTGCTGCGCGGAGAGAACAAACGAGAGTTTGTACTCGATTATACTGCCAGCCACTCTCACCAGCCGGGGATTGTATATGCTGCAACCCGCAAGGAGGTCGACGACCTGTACCAGAGGCTGCAGGCCTCGGGAATCTCCGCCGGACGCTATCATGCCGGAATGAGCGACCAGGAGCGGGCGGACAGCCAGGAGAAGTTCCTCTATGACGATATCCGTGTCATGGTTGCGACCAATGCCTTCGGGATGGGGATCGACAAATCCAACGTACGTTATGTTATCCACTACAATATGCCGAAGAATATGGAGGCGTATGTCCAGGAGGCCGGACGTGCCGGCCGGGACGGGGAGCCGAGTGAATGTATCCTGCTGTTCAGCGCACAGGACATTATGACACAGAAGTTCCTGATCGAGCAGAATCCGCAGGACCCTGAACGCAAAGCCAATGAATACCGCAAACTTCAGCAGATGATTGATTACTGCTACACCACCCGCTGTCTGCGCAGTGCGCAGCTGGAGTATTTCGGCGAAGACCACGGGGACAAGCCCTGCGGGATTTGCAGCTCCTGCACGGATGAGCGTGAGCTGGTGGATATGACAGTGGATGCGCAGAAGATTTTCTCCTGCATCCACCGGATGCGGGAACGGTACGGGGTGGCGCTGGTTGCTTCCGTGCTGAAGGGTTCACGTAACCAGAAGGTGCTGCAGTACGGTTTCGAGAAGCTGCCGACTCACGGTGCGATGTCCAGCAGGACGGAGAAAGAGATTACCGAGAGCATCAATGTGCTGATCTCGGAAGGTTATCTGGCGCTGTCGGAAGGCCAATACCCGGTCGTGCGGCTGCAGCCGCTGGCCGCCGAGGTGCTGCGCGGCCAGCGTGAGGTGCAGCAGCGGGTGGCCCGTCCGCTGCTTACCGGAGGTGCCGGCTCAGGACGGAGCCGCAGCCGGAGCTACGATCTTTCGCCGTCTGCGGTCAACGAGACGGTGTTCGAGCAGCTGCGCCTGATCCGCCGCGAGCTGGCGGGGCGCGAGCATGTGCCGTCCTATATTATTTTCAATGATGCTACTCTGCGTGAGATGAGCGTGGTTTGTCCGCAGACCGAAGCGGAAATGCTGAGGGTTAAAGGTGTAGGTGAAGTGAAATACCGGAAATACGGCAAGCCGTTTCTGGAGTTTTTTCAAAATGAAATGTAA
- a CDS encoding alpha/beta fold hydrolase, which produces MRENSFTMTDPLGVNIHVYEWLPEPEAPVRGVVQIAHGMCETAARYARFASALTAAGYAVYANDHRGHGKTAGKVNLLGDTGENGFYWMRRDMLQLAGIVQSRQEGLPLFLLAHSMGSFLAQKLMCEPGSGVYSGFILSGTNGPRSMLRAAESLAAMQLRLQGAHHRSVLINGMVFGPYNRNFTPIRTAFDWLSSDPQEVDRFIADPFCGAICTTRFFRDFFRLLRDIHSRETLLTLCKDKPVFLFSGAKDPVGMNGQGVLRLAAIYKDQGLSDVEYRLYPEGRHEMLNEVNHDEVTADVLDWLVRHLPAESLLLQPAAN; this is translated from the coding sequence ATGAGGGAAAACAGTTTTACAATGACCGATCCTCTCGGTGTCAATATCCATGTCTATGAATGGCTGCCTGAACCGGAGGCTCCGGTCAGGGGGGTAGTGCAGATTGCCCACGGCATGTGTGAGACGGCTGCACGTTATGCCCGGTTCGCCTCGGCACTGACGGCGGCCGGGTATGCGGTCTATGCCAACGATCACCGCGGCCACGGCAAAACGGCAGGCAAGGTGAATCTGCTAGGCGATACCGGCGAAAACGGCTTCTACTGGATGCGGCGCGATATGCTGCAGCTTGCAGGCATTGTGCAATCCCGGCAGGAAGGCTTGCCGCTCTTCCTGCTCGCTCACAGCATGGGCTCCTTTCTGGCCCAGAAGCTGATGTGCGAGCCAGGCAGCGGAGTGTACTCCGGTTTCATTCTCAGCGGCACCAACGGGCCCCGCAGCATGCTTCGGGCCGCTGAATCTCTGGCGGCAATGCAGCTCAGACTGCAAGGGGCACACCACCGCAGTGTACTGATTAACGGCATGGTATTCGGTCCCTATAACCGCAACTTCACTCCGATCCGGACTGCGTTCGACTGGCTGAGCAGTGATCCACAGGAGGTGGACCGGTTCATTGCCGATCCGTTCTGCGGGGCAATCTGTACCACCCGCTTCTTCCGTGATTTCTTCCGGCTGCTGCGCGATATTCATTCCCGGGAAACGCTGCTAACGTTATGCAAAGATAAGCCGGTATTTCTATTCTCAGGGGCCAAAGATCCTGTAGGCATGAACGGGCAAGGTGTGCTGCGCCTGGCTGCTATATATAAGGACCAAGGGCTAAGCGATGTAGAGTACCGTCTTTACCCGGAAGGCCGGCATGAGATGCTGAACGAAGTCAACCACGATGAGGTCACTGCCGATGTGCTGGATTGGCTGGTCCGCCATCTTCCGGCCGAGTCCCTGCTGCTACAGCCGGCTGCAAACTAA
- a CDS encoding spore germination protein: MEAWKEKYASYVQKQQSCPPSAPGSDSLSHSLTDNLESLLTLLGQSGDLVVRDFLLFGKYPASMVFFSSLVSQEQIQEHILKPLMARPSGHPGFTDNLADMVHYIWNTAVQVTQGTTEQLISSLPPAIVKGELVLLIEGVNEALLLDMRQIDMRGVEQPQTEQVIRGPREGYVEKLENNLALLRYRLQSTDFRIEISPLGTRTQSRVALCYLDSVADPQLVAEAMRRISIIDTDSIIDAGYIEQFIEDQPLSPFPQVQSTERPDKTVAALLEGRVAILVDGSPFALVVPALFNQFFQTVDDYTERFIMGSLIRLIRLVALSFSLFFPAIYVSVISFNPELMPTDFAVAISGGRAGVPFPAVIEVLIMEVSMEVLREATIRLPQMIGGALSIVGVLVIGQAAVAAGLASPITVVIVALTTIGSFATPAYNAAIALRMLRFPLIILAGMFGMYGGMIGTILIINHLLFLESFGVPYMSPFIPGNWRDWKDTLVRVPLWWMRRRPSFLHIQDSSRLPASIPGAYADQILQQGGEADEHSKADHNAAGGSRDQ, encoded by the coding sequence CTGGAAGCTTGGAAAGAAAAGTATGCTTCATATGTTCAAAAGCAGCAGTCCTGCCCCCCGTCTGCTCCCGGCTCTGACAGCCTAAGCCATAGCCTGACAGACAATCTGGAGTCTTTGCTGACCCTACTGGGTCAAAGCGGCGACCTGGTGGTCCGTGATTTTCTGCTATTCGGAAAATACCCGGCCTCGATGGTCTTCTTCTCCTCACTGGTCAGCCAGGAGCAGATTCAGGAGCATATCCTGAAGCCGCTGATGGCCCGGCCTTCCGGGCATCCCGGCTTTACGGACAACCTTGCGGATATGGTTCATTATATCTGGAATACGGCCGTACAAGTAACACAGGGAACTACGGAGCAGTTAATCTCTTCCCTGCCGCCCGCCATCGTTAAGGGTGAGCTGGTCCTGCTGATTGAGGGAGTGAATGAGGCTCTCCTGCTTGATATGCGGCAGATTGACATGCGCGGTGTAGAACAGCCGCAAACGGAGCAGGTGATCCGCGGACCGCGGGAAGGCTATGTGGAAAAGCTGGAAAACAACCTCGCACTTCTGCGCTACCGGCTGCAAAGTACGGATTTCCGTATCGAAATCAGCCCGCTCGGGACCCGGACCCAGTCACGGGTGGCCCTATGCTACTTGGACAGCGTAGCCGATCCGCAGCTTGTAGCCGAAGCCATGCGCAGAATCTCAATTATTGATACAGACAGTATTATTGATGCCGGATATATCGAGCAGTTTATTGAAGATCAGCCCCTCTCCCCCTTCCCGCAGGTACAGAGTACGGAGCGGCCGGACAAAACGGTGGCTGCGCTTCTTGAAGGGCGGGTGGCGATACTTGTTGACGGCTCACCGTTTGCCCTTGTGGTCCCCGCCCTGTTCAACCAGTTTTTCCAGACCGTCGATGACTACACCGAGCGGTTTATTATGGGCAGCCTGATCCGGCTGATCCGGCTGGTCGCATTATCGTTCTCCCTGTTCTTCCCAGCCATATATGTCTCCGTGATTTCCTTCAATCCGGAGCTGATGCCTACCGATTTCGCCGTCGCAATCTCAGGGGGCCGGGCAGGTGTTCCCTTCCCGGCGGTGATTGAGGTGCTGATTATGGAGGTGTCGATGGAGGTGCTGCGGGAAGCGACCATCCGCCTGCCACAGATGATCGGCGGAGCCTTGTCCATAGTGGGTGTACTCGTCATCGGCCAAGCTGCAGTAGCTGCCGGGCTGGCCAGTCCGATCACTGTCGTCATTGTAGCACTAACAACCATCGGATCCTTCGCTACTCCGGCCTACAACGCCGCGATAGCGCTGCGGATGCTGAGGTTTCCACTTATTATTCTGGCCGGGATGTTCGGTATGTACGGGGGCATGATTGGCACGATCCTGATTATCAACCATCTGTTGTTTCTGGAATCCTTCGGTGTGCCTTATATGTCCCCGTTTATTCCCGGTAACTGGCGCGACTGGAAGGACACGCTCGTGAGGGTGCCTTTATGGTGGATGCGCCGCCGTCCCAGCTTTCTGCATATTCAGGACAGCTCCAGACTTCCCGCTTCCATTCCGGGAGCCTATGCAGACCAGATTCTTCAGCAGGGAGGTGAAGCGGATGAACACTCCAAGGCAGATCACAACGCTGCGGGCGGCAGCCGTGATCAGTAG
- a CDS encoding type I phosphomannose isomerase catalytic subunit yields the protein MTKPYPLKFQPEFKERVWGGRALEKFGLNLPEGHIGEGWMIADHPNGVSSVVNGELAGQGLDQIREQFGQEWFGSKGISEAGGRFPLLIKLLDCNDNLSVQVHPTDDYEGLPKGELGKTEMWYVLDAKPDAKIIYGLKENVTRESLRAALENGTVMDSMQEITVSAGDAFYIPAGTVHALCAGVVVAEIQQNSDTTYRIYDYDRPGLDGKPRELHIEDSLNVTAYEGAGATSMKTDSAVPGEWLQIASSPYFIVEKGVVNGEWNLSTTPDSFTILVICEGSGHLTWEGGSQPYAAGECYLLPSTLGAYGIEGRSTVLRSYLP from the coding sequence ATGACAAAACCATATCCACTTAAGTTTCAACCGGAGTTCAAAGAACGCGTGTGGGGCGGCCGGGCCCTGGAAAAATTCGGCCTTAACCTGCCGGAGGGCCATATTGGCGAAGGATGGATGATCGCCGATCATCCGAACGGCGTCTCTTCCGTTGTGAACGGCGAATTGGCCGGACAAGGCCTCGACCAGATCCGTGAGCAGTTCGGGCAGGAATGGTTCGGAAGCAAAGGCATCTCCGAAGCAGGCGGACGGTTCCCGCTGCTGATTAAGCTGCTGGACTGCAACGACAATCTGTCCGTACAGGTGCATCCTACAGATGATTATGAAGGATTGCCTAAGGGTGAACTCGGCAAAACAGAAATGTGGTATGTGCTGGACGCTAAGCCTGATGCCAAAATCATCTACGGCCTGAAAGAAAACGTCACCCGCGAAAGCCTGCGTGCCGCGCTGGAGAACGGTACAGTGATGGACAGCATGCAGGAAATCACAGTCTCTGCAGGCGACGCATTCTACATTCCCGCCGGCACGGTCCATGCGCTCTGCGCCGGAGTCGTTGTAGCGGAAATCCAGCAGAATTCGGATACTACATACCGGATTTATGACTACGACCGTCCCGGTCTTGACGGCAAGCCGCGCGAGCTGCATATCGAAGATTCGCTCAACGTAACCGCTTATGAAGGGGCTGGGGCCACTTCGATGAAGACAGATAGTGCAGTTCCAGGAGAATGGCTGCAAATCGCCTCCTCCCCTTATTTCATCGTTGAAAAAGGGGTTGTAAACGGTGAGTGGAACCTGTCCACCACCCCGGACAGCTTCACTATCCTGGTCATCTGCGAAGGCAGCGGACATCTGACATGGGAAGGCGGCTCCCAGCCTTATGCCGCAGGAGAATGCTACCTGCTGCCGTCTACCCTTGGAGCCTATGGCATCGAAGGCCGTTCCACGGTGCTCCGTTCTTATTTGCCATAA
- a CDS encoding B12-binding domain-containing radical SAM protein, translated as MRIVLATLNAKYIHTSLAIRLLKAYSEHEFPDILLAEYTIKDPVMNIVSDLFQKKPDVIGFSCYIWNIEETIKLVGILKQVLPEVAIVLGGPEVSYEPLYWMKREAGVDFVVNGDGEETFHHLLQELRDDRKFHFVYGAAYRKGEELIVNPPRPKSDLNTLPTPHRFTEDLPDLSKRIVYFETSRGCPFNCQFCLSSIEVGVRYYDIERVKSDLLYLINNGAKVIKFLDRTFNINRSYAMEMFQFLIDNHQGCVFQFEITADIMRPEVLDFLAENAPPGIFRFEIGVQSTNDETNELVKRRQNFAKLSRTVMKIKASGNIDQHLDLIAGLPQEDYATFRKTFNDVFAMEPEELQLGFLKMLRGTGLRAQAAKYDYTYMEHAPYEILSSHVMPFSDIIRLKRLEDVLEKYWNSHRLDHTVKYLIRHVFPSPFDFFQAFGDYWEERGWQKIGHQLEDLFTRLHAFLTDSGTPSMDIITGLMKLDYFLGHKYKPRKIWWDHAMDKGDWARHMKEIAAHPERVSAALAEAGFNERELQKFTVLEVLPFHLETVLDSISGLRADAADAVEAVEAVGAGGADADAVAPEFMTEPAGKPRSQGDSALAVAAAGSGTSAAVAEALPEAGGSTLLIVLYQQDESQRAQYYTLPLN; from the coding sequence ATGAGAATCGTCCTGGCTACATTAAATGCCAAGTATATCCATACCTCACTCGCAATCCGCCTGCTTAAGGCATACAGTGAGCATGAGTTTCCGGATATTCTGCTGGCAGAATACACTATCAAAGATCCCGTGATGAATATCGTGTCTGACCTCTTTCAGAAGAAGCCTGATGTCATCGGCTTTTCCTGTTATATATGGAATATCGAGGAGACGATCAAGCTGGTCGGTATCCTCAAGCAGGTGCTGCCCGAGGTGGCGATTGTACTAGGGGGGCCGGAGGTTTCGTACGAACCGCTCTATTGGATGAAGCGTGAAGCCGGCGTGGATTTTGTCGTGAACGGGGACGGGGAGGAGACCTTTCACCATCTGCTGCAGGAACTGCGGGATGACCGCAAGTTCCATTTTGTCTACGGGGCTGCCTACCGCAAAGGCGAGGAGCTGATTGTCAATCCGCCGCGTCCCAAGAGCGACCTTAACACCCTGCCGACACCACACCGGTTCACAGAGGATTTGCCGGATCTCAGCAAGCGGATCGTCTATTTCGAGACCAGCCGGGGCTGTCCGTTCAATTGCCAGTTCTGCCTGTCGAGCATTGAGGTAGGCGTGCGTTACTACGATATTGAACGCGTGAAGTCCGATCTGCTCTATCTGATCAATAACGGGGCGAAGGTCATTAAGTTCCTGGACCGCACCTTTAACATTAACCGCAGCTATGCGATGGAAATGTTCCAGTTTCTGATCGACAACCATCAGGGCTGTGTGTTCCAGTTCGAGATTACGGCAGACATCATGCGTCCTGAAGTGCTGGATTTTCTGGCCGAGAATGCACCTCCGGGCATCTTCCGGTTCGAAATTGGTGTACAGTCAACTAATGACGAGACCAATGAGCTGGTCAAACGCCGCCAGAATTTCGCGAAGCTGTCCCGTACGGTGATGAAAATCAAAGCCAGCGGCAACATCGACCAGCATCTCGATCTTATTGCCGGCCTGCCGCAGGAGGATTACGCCACCTTCCGCAAAACCTTCAATGACGTATTCGCTATGGAGCCGGAGGAGCTGCAGCTCGGTTTCCTCAAAATGCTGCGTGGAACCGGCCTGCGCGCCCAGGCGGCCAAATACGACTACACGTACATGGAGCATGCGCCTTATGAGATTCTCAGCAGCCATGTCATGCCATTCTCCGATATTATCCGGCTGAAGCGGCTGGAGGATGTGCTGGAGAAATACTGGAACAGCCACCGGCTTGATCATACTGTAAAATATCTGATCCGCCATGTGTTCCCGTCACCGTTTGATTTCTTCCAGGCGTTTGGCGATTACTGGGAGGAGCGGGGCTGGCAAAAAATCGGCCACCAGCTGGAGGACCTGTTTACACGGCTGCATGCGTTCCTGACGGACAGCGGTACACCTTCCATGGATATTATCACCGGGCTGATGAAGCTGGATTATTTCCTGGGCCACAAGTACAAGCCGCGCAAAATCTGGTGGGATCATGCAATGGACAAAGGGGACTGGGCGCGTCATATGAAGGAGATAGCCGCTCATCCGGAGCGGGTATCCGCAGCGTTGGCTGAAGCGGGGTTCAACGAGCGGGAGCTGCAGAAGTTCACGGTTCTGGAAGTGCTGCCGTTTCATCTGGAAACGGTACTGGATTCGATCAGCGGATTGCGGGCGGATGCGGCTGACGCTGTTGAGGCTGTTGAAGCCGTTGGAGCAGGTGGAGCTGATGCTGATGCGGTTGCTCCGGAGTTTATGACCGAACCCGCAGGGAAGCCGCGCTCACAAGGGGATAGTGCATTAGCAGTTGCTGCAGCAGGCAGCGGAACATCTGCAGCCGTCGCTGAGGCCCTGCCGGAAGCAGGAGGCAGCACTCTGCTCATCGTGCTGTACCAGCAGGATGAGAGCCAGCGTGCGCAGTATTACACCCTGCCGTTAAATTAA
- a CDS encoding class I SAM-dependent methyltransferase, which translates to MSYSGNKGSEQDLEQILEYYNAGTEKDRLTRGIGVIEWERSKVIISRYLSGNKQVIYDVGGGTGVYSRWLAELGHEVHLLELSPAAVEYARNLQQKENTFPLHSIEVADARQLLRPDESADLVLLMGPLYHLTAREERIAAIREAARVLKPGGILIAAGISRFSSTLWGLSVFGAKNEFIDDSVFFGMIRRELTEGQHIRPEEYPHFISRAFFHLPSELKSELTDAGLTHLSTAAVEGPVWIVPAFSEKWNDPGSREALMQISSLVEEQESLLGMSPHMLAIARK; encoded by the coding sequence ATGAGTTACTCAGGAAACAAGGGTTCGGAACAGGATCTCGAGCAAATCCTCGAATATTACAATGCCGGAACCGAAAAGGACCGCCTCACGCGGGGTATAGGTGTCATCGAATGGGAACGCAGCAAAGTCATCATCTCCAGATACCTGAGCGGGAACAAACAAGTTATCTATGATGTCGGAGGCGGCACCGGTGTCTACTCCCGGTGGCTGGCAGAGCTGGGTCATGAGGTCCATCTGCTGGAGCTGTCTCCCGCTGCCGTAGAATATGCCAGAAATCTGCAACAAAAGGAGAATACCTTCCCACTCCACAGCATCGAGGTGGCGGATGCCCGTCAGCTGCTTCGGCCGGATGAGAGCGCCGACCTTGTGCTGCTCATGGGGCCGCTCTATCATCTGACGGCCAGGGAGGAGCGGATTGCCGCGATCCGCGAAGCTGCAAGAGTGCTCAAACCAGGCGGAATCCTGATTGCTGCCGGGATCTCCAGATTCAGCTCCACGTTATGGGGTCTGTCCGTTTTTGGCGCGAAGAATGAATTCATCGATGATTCGGTATTCTTCGGGATGATCAGACGGGAACTTACCGAAGGACAGCATATCCGACCTGAGGAATATCCGCATTTCATCTCAAGAGCTTTCTTTCATCTGCCCTCAGAATTAAAAAGCGAATTGACCGATGCCGGTCTCACTCATCTGTCTACAGCTGCTGTCGAAGGACCAGTCTGGATCGTGCCGGCATTCAGTGAAAAGTGGAACGACCCCGGCAGCCGGGAAGCACTAATGCAAATAAGCTCCCTTGTTGAAGAACAAGAGAGCTTGCTGGGAATGAGTCCGCATATGCTGGCGATTGCCCGGAAATAA
- a CDS encoding tRNA (mnm(5)s(2)U34)-methyltransferase, translating into MGFMSVLSFAHKLTAERLASGGRAIDATVGTGADTLVLAKAAGPRGGVYGFDIQPAALKLAEERLRLAREEAPDALSPVTLLQRSHAAMAEAVPPEWRGTVSAVMFNLGYLPSGDADKTIITETESTLAALDAALALLRPGGIITAVLYPGHDGGDREAAAVESWAAGLAQPHAQSIIYRQLQRASAPYVVAVEKKKGADI; encoded by the coding sequence ATGGGCTTCATGTCTGTCCTTAGCTTTGCTCATAAATTAACCGCCGAACGGCTCGCCTCGGGCGGCAGAGCAATCGACGCCACCGTGGGCACCGGTGCGGATACGCTCGTCCTCGCCAAGGCGGCCGGGCCGCGCGGCGGGGTATATGGCTTCGACATTCAGCCTGCGGCGCTGAAGCTCGCGGAAGAGCGCCTGCGGCTGGCCCGGGAGGAAGCGCCGGATGCGCTGTCTCCCGTGACGCTGCTGCAGCGCAGCCATGCAGCGATGGCAGAAGCCGTTCCGCCGGAATGGCGCGGAACGGTCTCAGCGGTGATGTTCAATCTCGGCTATCTGCCCTCGGGCGATGCCGATAAGACCATCATCACCGAGACGGAGAGCACGCTGGCCGCGCTGGATGCCGCCCTGGCGCTGCTGCGCCCGGGCGGCATTATCACAGCCGTGCTCTATCCCGGCCATGACGGCGGCGACCGCGAAGCCGCCGCCGTCGAATCCTGGGCGGCAGGACTCGCCCAGCCGCATGCGCAGAGCATTATATACCGCCAGCTGCAGCGGGCCTCCGCCCCGTATGTTGTTGCTGTAGAGAAGAAAAAAGGAGCTGATATCTGA